In Labilithrix sp., a genomic segment contains:
- the groL gene encoding chaperonin GroEL (60 kDa chaperone family; promotes refolding of misfolded polypeptides especially under stressful conditions; forms two stacked rings of heptamers to form a barrel-shaped 14mer; ends can be capped by GroES; misfolded proteins enter the barrel where they are refolded when GroES binds): protein MAAKEIVYTESARNLILCGVNALADAVKVTLGPKGRNVVIEKSFGSPTVTKDGVTVAKEIELENRFENMGAQMVREVASKTSDVAGDGTTTATVLAQAIYREGSKLVAAGHNPMEIKRGVDKAVETLTESLKKMAKQTKDPKEIAQVGTISANGDKEIGEKLAQAMEKVGKEGVITVEESKTAETVLDVVEGMQFDRGYLSPYFVTDPERMEAVLEDAYLLISEKKISNMKDLLPVLEAIARSQKPLLIIAEDIEGEALATLVVNKLRGTLHCAAVKAPGFGDRRKEMLKDIATLTGGQVIAEELGLKLENVTISDLGRAKRVALDKDNTTIVDGAGDKEKIKGRIAEIRGQIENTTSDYDREKLQERLAKLVGGVAVIKVGAATETEMKEKKARVEDALHATRAAVEEGIVPGGGVALIRAQSSLDALKLDEEQRFGVSIIRRAIEEPLRQIVQNAGLEGSIVVNKVKEGKDDYGYNAASDQYGNLLGMGVIDPVKVVRTALQNAASVASLMLTTECLVAERPKEEKAAAGGHDHGHGHGHGF from the coding sequence CTACACCGAATCGGCTCGCAACCTCATTCTCTGCGGCGTCAACGCGCTCGCGGACGCGGTCAAGGTCACGCTCGGGCCCAAGGGCCGCAACGTCGTCATCGAGAAGAGCTTCGGCTCGCCGACGGTGACGAAGGACGGCGTCACGGTCGCGAAGGAGATCGAGCTCGAGAACCGCTTCGAGAACATGGGCGCGCAGATGGTCCGTGAGGTCGCGTCGAAGACGTCCGACGTCGCGGGCGACGGCACGACCACCGCGACGGTCCTCGCGCAGGCGATCTACCGCGAGGGCTCGAAGCTCGTCGCGGCGGGCCACAACCCGATGGAGATCAAGCGCGGCGTCGACAAGGCGGTCGAGACGCTCACCGAGTCGCTCAAGAAGATGGCGAAGCAGACCAAGGATCCGAAGGAGATCGCGCAGGTCGGCACCATCTCCGCGAACGGCGACAAGGAGATCGGCGAGAAGCTCGCGCAGGCGATGGAGAAGGTCGGCAAGGAAGGCGTCATCACCGTCGAAGAGAGCAAGACGGCCGAGACGGTCCTCGACGTCGTCGAGGGTATGCAGTTCGACCGCGGCTACCTCTCGCCCTACTTCGTGACCGATCCGGAGCGCATGGAGGCGGTCCTCGAGGACGCGTACCTCCTCATCTCCGAGAAGAAGATCTCGAACATGAAGGACCTCCTCCCGGTCCTCGAGGCGATCGCGCGTTCGCAGAAGCCGCTCCTCATCATCGCGGAGGACATCGAGGGTGAGGCGCTCGCCACGCTCGTCGTCAACAAGCTCCGCGGCACGCTCCACTGCGCCGCGGTCAAGGCCCCGGGCTTCGGCGATCGCCGCAAGGAGATGCTGAAGGACATCGCGACCCTCACCGGCGGTCAGGTCATCGCGGAGGAGCTCGGCCTCAAGCTCGAGAACGTGACGATCTCCGACCTCGGCCGCGCCAAGCGCGTCGCGCTCGACAAGGACAACACCACGATCGTCGACGGCGCGGGCGACAAGGAGAAGATCAAGGGCCGCATCGCGGAGATCCGCGGCCAGATCGAGAACACCACGTCCGACTACGATCGCGAGAAGCTCCAGGAGCGCCTCGCGAAGCTCGTCGGCGGCGTCGCGGTCATCAAGGTCGGCGCTGCGACCGAGACCGAGATGAAGGAGAAGAAGGCTCGCGTCGAGGACGCGCTCCACGCGACGCGCGCGGCGGTCGAGGAAGGCATCGTCCCCGGCGGCGGCGTCGCGCTCATCCGCGCGCAGTCCTCGCTCGACGCGCTCAAGCTCGACGAGGAGCAGCGCTTCGGCGTCTCGATCATCCGCCGCGCGATCGAGGAGCCCCTCCGCCAGATCGTCCAGAACGCGGGCCTCGAGGGCTCGATCGTCGTGAACAAGGTCAAGGAGGGCAAGGACGACTACGGCTACAACGCCGCGAGCGACCAGTACGGCAACCTCCTCGGCATGGGCGTCATCGACCCGGTCAAGGTGGTCCGCACGGCCCTCCAGAACGCAGCCTCGGTCGCGAGCCTGATGCTCACCACGGAGTGCCTCGTCGCCGAGCGCCCGAAGGAGGAGAAGGCGGCCGCCGGCGGCCACGACCACGGCCACGGCCACGGCCACGGCTTCTGA